In Streptomyces sp. NBC_00878, a single window of DNA contains:
- a CDS encoding type IIA DNA topoisomerase subunit B — MTAETSVPSTALLTGADRDGSNYTARHLLVLEGLEAVRKRPGMYIGSTDSRGLMHCLWEIIDNSVDEALGGYCDHIDVTLHDDGSVEVRDNGRGIPVDVEPKTGMSGVEVVMTKLHAGGKFGGGSYAASGGLHGVGASVVNALSARLDVQVDRGGHTHEVSFRRGTPGAFKGDGAEAAFDASSGLRKLKRIPKTRTGTRVRYWADRQIFLKDAKLSLDHLHQRARQTAFLVPGLTIVVRDEFGLGEGGSKGEESFRFDGGISEFCEYLATDKPVCDVLRFSGQGTFKETVPVLDDHGQMTPTEVTRELGVDVAMRWGTGYDTTLKSFVNIIATPKGGTHVAGFEQAVAKTMNEVLRTKKLLRVAEDDIVKDDALEGLTAVVTVRLAEPQFEGQTKEVLGTSAARRIVTNVVSKELKDFLTSTKRDAAAQARVVMEKAVSAARTRIAARQHKDAQRRKTALESSSLPAKLADCRSDDVDRSELFIVEGDSALGTAKLARNSEFQALLPIRGKILNVQKASVTDMLKNAECGAIIQVIGAGSGRTFDIDAARYGKIILLVDADVDGAHIRILLLTLFQRYMRPMVEAGRVFAAVPPLHRIELSQPKKGQDKYIYTYSDRELRETALELQRKNVRYKDSIQRYKGLGEMDADQLAETTMDPRFRTLRRINISDLEASEQVFDLLMGNDVAPRKEFISSSAATLDRSRIDA; from the coding sequence GTGACCGCCGAGACGTCCGTGCCGTCCACAGCGCTGCTGACCGGAGCAGACCGGGACGGTTCCAACTACACCGCGCGGCACCTGCTCGTCCTCGAGGGGCTCGAGGCCGTGCGGAAGCGCCCGGGCATGTACATCGGGTCGACCGACAGCCGCGGTCTGATGCACTGCCTGTGGGAGATCATCGACAACTCCGTGGACGAGGCCCTCGGAGGCTACTGCGACCACATCGACGTGACCCTTCACGACGACGGCTCGGTCGAGGTGCGGGACAACGGCCGAGGCATCCCGGTCGACGTCGAGCCCAAGACCGGCATGTCCGGCGTCGAGGTCGTGATGACCAAGCTGCACGCCGGCGGCAAGTTCGGCGGCGGCTCGTACGCCGCCTCCGGCGGCCTGCACGGCGTGGGCGCCTCAGTGGTGAACGCCCTCTCGGCCCGTCTGGACGTCCAGGTGGACCGCGGAGGTCACACCCACGAGGTGAGCTTCCGCCGAGGGACCCCCGGAGCGTTCAAGGGGGACGGGGCCGAGGCCGCGTTCGACGCGTCGAGCGGGCTGCGCAAGCTCAAGAGGATCCCCAAGACTCGCACCGGCACGCGCGTGCGCTACTGGGCCGACCGGCAGATCTTCCTCAAGGACGCGAAGCTCTCCCTGGACCACCTGCACCAGCGCGCCCGGCAGACCGCCTTCCTGGTGCCCGGCCTGACCATCGTCGTCCGCGACGAGTTCGGGCTGGGGGAGGGCGGCAGCAAGGGCGAGGAGTCCTTCCGCTTCGACGGCGGCATCAGTGAGTTCTGCGAGTACCTGGCCACCGACAAGCCCGTCTGCGACGTCCTCCGCTTCTCCGGGCAGGGCACCTTCAAGGAGACGGTCCCGGTCCTGGACGACCACGGGCAGATGACGCCCACCGAGGTCACCCGCGAACTGGGCGTCGACGTGGCGATGCGCTGGGGCACCGGCTATGACACGACCCTGAAGTCGTTCGTGAACATCATCGCCACGCCCAAGGGCGGCACCCACGTAGCGGGCTTCGAGCAGGCCGTCGCGAAGACGATGAACGAGGTACTGCGCACCAAGAAGCTGCTGCGCGTCGCCGAGGACGACATCGTCAAGGACGACGCCCTGGAGGGCCTCACGGCTGTCGTCACGGTCCGCCTTGCCGAACCGCAGTTCGAGGGCCAGACCAAGGAAGTCCTCGGCACCTCGGCGGCCCGCCGGATCGTGACGAACGTGGTCTCCAAGGAGCTCAAGGACTTCCTGACCTCCACGAAGCGGGATGCGGCCGCGCAGGCCCGAGTCGTCATGGAGAAGGCCGTCTCCGCCGCCCGTACGCGCATCGCGGCCCGTCAGCACAAGGACGCGCAGCGCAGGAAGACGGCCCTGGAGTCCTCCTCGCTGCCCGCCAAGCTCGCCGACTGCCGCAGCGACGACGTGGACCGCAGCGAGCTGTTCATCGTCGAGGGAGACTCCGCGCTCGGCACCGCCAAGCTCGCCCGGAACTCGGAGTTCCAGGCGCTGCTGCCGATCCGCGGAAAGATCCTCAACGTCCAGAAGGCGTCCGTCACGGACATGCTGAAGAACGCCGAGTGCGGCGCGATCATCCAGGTCATAGGAGCCGGGTCCGGCCGGACCTTCGACATCGACGCGGCGCGCTACGGAAAGATCATTCTTCTCGTCGACGCCGATGTCGACGGCGCGCACATCCGCATCCTGCTGCTGACACTCTTCCAGCGCTACATGCGGCCGATGGTCGAGGCCGGGCGGGTGTTCGCGGCGGTCCCGCCGCTGCACCGCATCGAGCTCAGCCAGCCCAAGAAGGGCCAGGACAAGTACATCTACACGTACTCGGACCGCGAGCTGCGAGAGACCGCGCTGGAGCTCCAGCGCAAGAACGTGCGGTACAAGGACTCGATCCAGCGCTACAAGGGCCTCGGCGAGATGGACGCCGACCAGCTGGCCGAGACCACCATGGACCCGCGCTTCCGTACGCTGCGCCGGATCAACATCTCCGATCTGGAGGCCTCTGAGCAGGTGTTCGACCTGCTGATGGGCAACGACGTCGCCCCGCGCAAGGAGTTCATCTCCAGCTCCGCGGCGACGCTGGACCGTTCGCGCATCGACGCGTAG
- a CDS encoding serine protease: protein MRRPFARALAVAATVAAIPLACPAPATADVVIGGYPVEISESPWTVALSSRDRFGGTRAGQFCGGVVIGPSTVLTAAHCLSEEVLGAPPGQVRDLRVIAGRGDLLSDGGTEIAVRDTWINPRYDSYTNAGDFAVLTLAEPLAASSVIRMAGPGSAAYEPGTGAVVYGWGDTTGGGDYATSLRAARVQVLPDALCEKAYPGNADGRYLAGSMLCAGERAGGRDACQGDSGGPLVAQGELIGLVSWGSGCGRAGSPGVYTRVSEVVTTLGETR from the coding sequence ATGCGTCGTCCCTTCGCCCGAGCGCTGGCCGTCGCGGCCACGGTGGCCGCGATACCGCTGGCTTGTCCTGCCCCCGCGACGGCCGATGTCGTCATCGGTGGCTATCCGGTCGAGATCTCCGAGAGCCCCTGGACCGTCGCCCTGTCCAGCCGTGACCGGTTCGGGGGTACGCGTGCGGGGCAGTTCTGCGGGGGTGTGGTGATCGGCCCGTCGACGGTGCTGACCGCGGCCCACTGCCTGAGTGAGGAGGTGTTGGGCGCACCTCCTGGGCAGGTCCGCGATCTGAGGGTCATCGCGGGACGCGGGGATCTCCTGTCGGACGGGGGCACGGAGATCGCCGTACGCGACACCTGGATCAACCCGCGCTACGACAGCTACACGAACGCCGGGGACTTCGCCGTTCTCACCCTCGCGGAACCGCTCGCCGCGAGCTCGGTCATCCGCATGGCGGGCCCCGGCAGTGCCGCGTACGAGCCCGGTACGGGCGCTGTGGTCTACGGCTGGGGCGACACCACGGGGGGCGGCGACTACGCGACCTCTCTGCGGGCAGCGCGTGTGCAGGTGCTGCCCGACGCGCTCTGCGAGAAGGCCTATCCGGGGAACGCGGACGGAAGGTACCTCGCCGGTTCCATGCTGTGCGCGGGAGAGCGGGCCGGCGGCCGGGACGCCTGTCAGGGGGACAGTGGCGGGCCCCTGGTCGCTCAGGGGGAACTGATCGGCCTTGTGTCGTGGGGGAGCGGCTGTGGGCGGGCCGGCAGCCCCGGTGTCTACACGCGAGTCTCGGAGGTCGTGACAACGCTCGGAGAGACCCGCTGA
- a CDS encoding RNA polymerase sigma factor has product MFVSASTSRTLPPEIAESVSVMALIERGKAEGQIAGDDVRRAFEADQIPATQWKNVLRSLNQILEEEGVTLMVSAAEPKRTRKSVAAKSPAKRTATKTVAAKTATAKKATATAAPAMPAADAPAEDASEKKVAAKKATAKKTVAKKAVAKKTTAKKTTAKKDDAELVDDEAAEETPGAVKAGAEEPTEDGAQGFVLSDEDEDDAPAQQVAAAGATADPVKDYLKQIGKVPLLNAEQEVELAKRIEAGLFAEDKLANADKLAPKLKRELEIIAEDGRRAKNHLLEANLRLVVSLAKRYTGRGMLFLDLIQEGNLGLIRAVEKFDYTKGYKFSTYATWWIRQAITRAMADQARTIRIPVHMVEVINKLARVQRQMLQDLGREPTPEELAKELDMTPEKVIEVQKYGREPISLHTPLGEDGDSEFGDLIEDSEAVVPADAVSFTLLQEQLHSVLDTLSEREAGVVSMRFGLTDGQPKTLDEIGKVYGVTRERIRQIESKTMSKLRHPSRSQVLRDYLD; this is encoded by the coding sequence TTGTTCGTGTCGGCCAGCACATCCCGTACGCTCCCGCCGGAGATCGCCGAGTCCGTCTCTGTCATGGCGCTCATCGAGCGGGGAAAGGCTGAGGGGCAGATCGCCGGCGATGACGTGCGTCGGGCCTTCGAAGCTGACCAGATTCCGGCCACTCAGTGGAAGAACGTACTGCGCAGCCTCAACCAGATCCTCGAGGAAGAGGGTGTGACGCTGATGGTCAGTGCCGCGGAGCCCAAGCGCACCCGAAAGAGCGTCGCAGCGAAGAGTCCGGCCAAGCGCACCGCCACCAAGACCGTCGCGGCGAAGACGGCGACGGCCAAGAAGGCGACCGCCACCGCTGCCCCGGCGATGCCTGCCGCAGACGCTCCCGCCGAGGACGCGTCCGAGAAGAAGGTCGCCGCCAAGAAGGCGACAGCCAAGAAGACCGTCGCGAAGAAGGCCGTAGCCAAGAAGACGACGGCCAAGAAGACCACTGCCAAGAAGGACGACGCCGAGCTCGTCGACGACGAGGCGGCCGAGGAGACTCCGGGCGCGGTCAAGGCCGGCGCCGAGGAGCCCACCGAGGACGGCGCCCAGGGCTTCGTCCTGTCCGACGAGGACGAGGACGACGCGCCCGCGCAGCAGGTCGCGGCGGCCGGCGCCACGGCCGACCCGGTCAAGGACTACCTCAAGCAGATCGGCAAGGTCCCGCTGCTCAACGCCGAGCAGGAGGTCGAGCTCGCCAAGCGCATCGAGGCCGGTCTGTTCGCCGAGGACAAGCTGGCCAACGCCGACAAGCTGGCGCCGAAGCTCAAGCGCGAGCTGGAGATCATCGCCGAGGACGGCCGCCGCGCCAAGAACCACCTCCTGGAGGCCAACCTCCGCCTGGTGGTCTCCCTGGCCAAGCGTTACACCGGCCGCGGCATGCTCTTCCTGGACCTCATCCAGGAGGGCAACCTCGGTCTGATCCGCGCGGTGGAGAAGTTCGACTACACCAAGGGCTACAAGTTCTCGACGTATGCCACCTGGTGGATTCGTCAGGCGATCACCCGGGCCATGGCCGACCAGGCCCGCACCATCCGTATCCCGGTGCACATGGTCGAGGTCATCAACAAGCTCGCGCGCGTGCAGCGCCAGATGCTCCAGGACCTGGGCCGTGAGCCCACCCCGGAGGAACTGGCCAAGGAACTCGACATGACCCCGGAGAAGGTCATCGAGGTCCAGAAGTACGGCCGTGAGCCGATCTCCCTCCACACGCCCCTGGGCGAGGACGGCGACAGCGAGTTCGGTGACCTCATCGAGGACTCCGAGGCGGTCGTCCCGGCCGACGCGGTCAGCTTCACGCTTCTCCAGGAGCAGCTGCACTCGGTCCTGGACACCCTGTCCGAGCGCGAGGCCGGCGTGGTCTCGATGCGCTTCGGTCTCACCGACGGTCAGCCGAAGACCCTCGACGAGATCGGCAAGGTGTACGGCGTGACGCGCGAGCGCATCCGCCAGATCGAGTCCAAGACGATGTCGAAGCTGCGTCACCCGTCGCGCTCGCAGGTCCTGCGCGACTACCTCGACTAG
- a CDS encoding FadR/GntR family transcriptional regulator, whose product MSTLAHTMMTTARTADSGLAGPGELDRYPYGEVPGVDRLSASVWDGTDPELGRMGRRTAGSRGRGLHGQLVQQLGQMIVSGDLGADRPLVPEEIGQRFEVSRTVVRESLRVLEAKGLVSARPNVGTRVRPVSDWNLLDPDIIEWRAFGPQRDDQRRELSELRWTIEPLAARLAAGHGREEVQQRLGDMVEIMVHAMGQGDALTFSRADAEFHSLLIQVSGNRMLEHLSGIVSAALQVSGNPVTGCDRPTEASLGHHARIVDALAAGDGSGAEAAMRQLLTVHPEVERVVPAPREH is encoded by the coding sequence GTGAGTACCCTTGCGCACACCATGATGACCACCGCCCGCACCGCAGACTCCGGTCTCGCCGGCCCGGGCGAACTCGACCGCTATCCCTACGGGGAGGTCCCCGGCGTAGACCGCCTCAGTGCCTCCGTGTGGGACGGCACGGACCCGGAGCTGGGCCGCATGGGTCGGCGTACCGCCGGCAGCCGCGGCCGCGGCCTGCATGGCCAACTGGTCCAGCAACTGGGGCAGATGATCGTCTCCGGCGACCTGGGTGCGGACCGCCCGCTCGTGCCCGAGGAGATCGGCCAGCGCTTCGAGGTGTCCCGTACCGTCGTCCGTGAGTCACTCCGCGTTCTTGAGGCGAAGGGCCTGGTCAGTGCCCGCCCCAATGTCGGCACGCGCGTGCGCCCGGTCAGCGACTGGAACCTCCTTGACCCGGACATCATCGAGTGGCGGGCCTTCGGGCCGCAGCGCGACGACCAGCGGCGCGAGCTGAGCGAGCTGCGCTGGACGATCGAGCCCCTCGCCGCCCGCCTCGCCGCCGGACACGGGCGAGAGGAGGTGCAGCAGCGGCTCGGCGACATGGTCGAGATCATGGTGCACGCCATGGGGCAGGGTGACGCGCTCACCTTCTCGCGCGCCGACGCGGAGTTCCACTCCCTGCTCATCCAGGTCTCCGGCAACCGCATGCTGGAGCACCTCTCCGGGATCGTGTCCGCCGCGCTCCAGGTCTCCGGCAACCCGGTCACGGGCTGCGACCGGCCGACCGAGGCCTCTCTCGGGCACCACGCCCGCATCGTCGACGCCCTCGCCGCCGGTGACGGGTCGGGCGCCGAGGCGGCCATGCGTCAACTGCTCACCGTCCACCCCGAGGTGGAGCGCGTCGTGCCCGCGCCGCGTGAGCACTGA
- a CDS encoding ATP-binding cassette domain-containing protein, with protein sequence MIQAIGLTSNARKELPPAVDDVSFEVPAGRVTVLLGAPGAGKTTALRLMLELQQGRGITYFRGRPLHRIAHPLREVGVLLGEVPGHPARTVRGQLRMLCAAAGVPAQRADDVLEVVGLVSLRDQRLSTLSRGMDRRLGLACALLSDPHTLVLDAAADGLSAREGRWLHGILRAHAAGGGTVLLTTDDPKEAARTADRVVTLEGGRLVADQEVADFARTRLRPRVAVRSPHAARLGGLLAKEARTTRRSVEVVREAGNRLSVYGSTCADVGETAYRHSILVHQLADEIGDMGPVPAQHPASDAQEAEQPARTVEVARADELSLLPPPITVRPGASPLRPLRYELRRAAGVATGYLTAAAVLVTSALVSMLLARAGHTPQPRLLAAWPREFPLPPAALGAGLLGAIAFGDEFRHPALAADRGTVPRRLGMLAAKLLVAAATALMLALLAVGVDAELLYLVYGRELAGVPEDWLSLSASWIGLVVGCAWAGVLAAGIFRSATAGLAAVLAVPVLVVPLVQKVFEGPSVRTAAGLSTRLRELVLIQWPFGGERYLAAVARVIVQPVGGALTLSLSALLCAYLLTTLRSRVR encoded by the coding sequence GTGATCCAGGCCATCGGACTGACCAGCAACGCCCGCAAGGAGCTTCCCCCCGCCGTCGACGATGTCTCCTTCGAGGTGCCCGCGGGCCGCGTCACTGTGCTCCTCGGAGCCCCGGGCGCGGGCAAGACTACGGCGCTCAGGCTCATGCTCGAACTTCAACAGGGCCGTGGAATCACCTACTTCAGAGGCCGCCCGCTGCACCGCATCGCCCATCCCTTGCGCGAGGTCGGCGTGCTCCTCGGAGAGGTGCCCGGCCATCCCGCCCGCACGGTCCGCGGTCAACTCCGGATGCTGTGCGCGGCGGCGGGCGTACCGGCCCAGCGCGCCGACGACGTCCTTGAGGTGGTTGGCCTGGTCAGCCTGCGCGACCAGCGTCTGAGCACACTCTCGCGCGGCATGGACCGTCGCCTCGGCCTGGCCTGTGCCCTGCTGTCCGACCCGCACACGCTCGTGCTCGACGCCGCCGCCGACGGGCTCTCCGCCCGCGAGGGCCGCTGGCTGCACGGGATTCTGCGAGCCCACGCCGCCGGGGGCGGCACCGTGCTGCTCACCACGGACGACCCCAAGGAGGCCGCGCGGACCGCCGACCGGGTCGTCACGCTGGAAGGGGGCAGGCTGGTCGCCGACCAGGAGGTCGCCGACTTCGCCCGCACCCGTCTCCGGCCCCGCGTCGCCGTCCGCAGCCCGCACGCCGCCCGGCTCGGCGGCCTGCTCGCCAAGGAGGCCCGTACCACTCGCCGCTCCGTGGAAGTCGTACGGGAGGCAGGCAACCGGCTCTCCGTGTACGGCAGCACGTGCGCCGACGTCGGCGAAACCGCGTACCGCCACAGCATCCTCGTACACCAACTCGCGGACGAGATCGGCGACATGGGACCTGTCCCCGCGCAGCATCCCGCGAGCGACGCTCAGGAGGCCGAGCAGCCCGCGCGAACCGTGGAGGTGGCGCGCGCCGACGAACTGTCGCTCCTTCCGCCGCCCATCACCGTCAGGCCGGGCGCCAGCCCCTTGCGGCCGCTGCGCTACGAACTGCGCCGCGCGGCCGGGGTCGCCACCGGCTATCTCACCGCCGCCGCCGTGCTCGTCACTTCCGCCCTCGTCTCCATGCTCCTGGCCAGAGCGGGACACACGCCGCAGCCGCGTCTGCTCGCCGCGTGGCCGCGGGAATTCCCGCTGCCGCCCGCGGCGCTCGGGGCGGGACTGCTCGGCGCCATCGCCTTCGGCGACGAGTTCCGCCATCCCGCCCTGGCCGCCGATCGCGGGACCGTCCCCCGCCGCCTGGGGATGCTCGCCGCCAAACTCCTCGTCGCCGCCGCCACCGCGCTGATGCTGGCCCTCCTCGCGGTGGGTGTGGACGCCGAACTGCTCTACCTCGTCTACGGACGGGAGCTCGCCGGAGTTCCCGAGGACTGGCTTTCGCTGAGCGCGAGTTGGATCGGCCTCGTGGTGGGCTGCGCCTGGGCGGGCGTCCTGGCGGCCGGGATCTTCCGGTCGGCGACCGCCGGACTGGCGGCGGTACTCGCCGTACCGGTCCTCGTCGTACCGCTGGTGCAGAAGGTCTTCGAGGGGCCGTCCGTGCGGACCGCCGCCGGGCTCTCGACCCGGCTGCGCGAGCTCGTGCTGATCCAGTGGCCGTTCGGGGGCGAGCGCTACCTGGCCGCCGTGGCGCGGGTGATCGTCCAACCCGTCGGTGGCGCACTGACGTTGTCGCTCAGCGCACTGCTCTGCGCATATCTGCTCACCACCCTGCGGAGCAGGGTCCGATGA
- a CDS encoding NUDIX hydrolase translates to MPYDPSAFPPFAVTVDLVVLTVRRHALCALAVRRGEPPFQGRWALPGGFVRPDEDLAQAAARELSEETGLCAHDQTAPAQANGAHLEQLATYGDPKRDPRMRVVSVAHLALAPDLPAPRAGGDANSARWAPVQELLQQGGYGRDGEQAVPLAFDHAQILADGVERARSKIEYSSLATAFCPTEFTVGELRRVYEAVWGVALDPRNFHRKVTGTPGFLVPTGGTTTRQGGRPAQLFRAGGATLLNPPMLRPEV, encoded by the coding sequence ATGCCCTACGACCCGTCAGCCTTCCCGCCGTTCGCCGTCACCGTTGACCTCGTCGTGCTGACCGTGCGTCGCCATGCCCTGTGCGCACTGGCGGTGCGGAGGGGTGAGCCGCCCTTTCAGGGGCGGTGGGCGCTGCCCGGCGGCTTCGTACGGCCGGACGAGGACCTGGCACAGGCAGCGGCGCGGGAACTGAGCGAGGAGACCGGGCTGTGCGCCCATGACCAGACGGCCCCCGCGCAGGCCAACGGCGCGCACCTGGAGCAGCTCGCGACCTACGGCGATCCGAAGCGCGACCCGCGCATGAGGGTCGTCAGCGTCGCGCATCTCGCGCTCGCCCCCGATCTGCCCGCGCCCAGGGCAGGCGGAGACGCGAACAGCGCGCGCTGGGCGCCCGTCCAGGAACTGCTTCAGCAGGGCGGTTACGGCCGCGACGGTGAACAGGCCGTGCCCCTCGCTTTCGATCACGCGCAGATCCTGGCGGACGGAGTGGAGCGCGCCCGTTCGAAGATCGAGTACTCGTCGCTGGCCACCGCCTTCTGCCCGACGGAGTTCACGGTCGGCGAACTGCGCCGGGTGTACGAGGCGGTGTGGGGCGTGGCGCTGGACCCCCGCAACTTCCACCGCAAGGTCACCGGCACACCGGGCTTCCTCGTGCCCACGGGCGGTACGACGACCCGCCAGGGCGGTCGCCCGGCCCAGCTGTTCCGCGCGGGCGGCGCCACGCTGCTCAACCCGCCGATGCTCCGTCCCGAGGTCTGA
- a CDS encoding glycogen debranching N-terminal domain-containing protein — MPLPTPSSTPLGSPPLLRGPVQPSIGPGGATTPQTPPSLTHATVHLPPAHHALICVALPGLAISTEHGQLTGQGLEGFYRAGRRMLSRCRLRVAGREPLAAQARMVAADQARFVATLSLSADGGPDPDVVVERTRYADGTERITLRSAAHRHLRLPVEVSLGTDLAELGAVASGRAGPDLPASVHDSGMRWSCATGHSVVTASPPPSDALASAGLLRWELDLPPGGTRSVELRVGPTGAGPIRAVARGATSPLAPARAVSDDPRVQALLRTSIDDLQALLLRDSVQPSDTHLAAGAPWRCGMAPAEALAAARMTLPLGTRLAAGTLRTLARTQLVGAGPRSGLLPGPRRHAGTHLPPSCTGEEATLLFPVVLAEARRWGLPEQETEELLPVAERCLKWLRTAVGDGTYLSDPRPGGPSRCETQAHAHRAALLGADLLDAYGRGGGPELRRWARGMRTAFQEDFWIEDRGGGRPAAARLPDGRVVPHLGAASAHLLDTGLLGEGTPAPGLLDKVQTEQLARLLGGPAMDSGWGLRSLGAKEAAYNPFGHRSGAVRAHETAVAVAGLAAAGYEKEATSLLRGMLSAAEAFGHRLPEMYAGERRTEGGAPLPHPAACRPAATAAAAGILLLTTLAGIRPDAPAGTVTLRPVRGAPLGEIGLTGLRVAGAPFSVRVSRLGLAMVEEAADGLQLGV; from the coding sequence ATGCCTCTGCCCACCCCGTCCTCCACTCCGCTCGGCAGTCCCCCTCTGCTCCGCGGGCCCGTACAGCCCTCCATAGGCCCCGGCGGAGCCACAACCCCGCAGACGCCGCCGTCCCTGACACACGCGACCGTGCATCTGCCACCCGCGCACCACGCGCTGATCTGTGTAGCCCTGCCAGGGCTCGCGATTTCCACAGAGCACGGCCAGCTGACCGGCCAGGGACTGGAGGGTTTCTACCGCGCGGGCCGACGCATGCTCTCCCGTTGCCGACTGCGCGTCGCGGGGCGCGAACCGCTCGCGGCCCAGGCCCGGATGGTCGCGGCCGACCAGGCCCGTTTCGTGGCGACCCTGAGCCTGTCCGCCGACGGAGGCCCCGACCCCGACGTCGTCGTCGAACGGACGCGATACGCGGACGGCACGGAGCGGATCACCCTGCGCAGCGCGGCCCACCGCCATCTGCGCCTGCCCGTCGAGGTGTCGCTCGGCACGGACCTGGCGGAACTGGGCGCGGTCGCCTCCGGGCGGGCCGGTCCCGACCTGCCCGCCAGCGTTCACGACTCGGGCATGCGATGGTCCTGCGCCACCGGGCACTCCGTCGTCACGGCCAGCCCGCCGCCTTCGGACGCGCTGGCCTCCGCCGGATTGCTGCGCTGGGAGCTCGACCTGCCGCCCGGCGGCACCCGAAGCGTGGAACTGAGGGTGGGGCCGACGGGCGCGGGGCCCATCCGAGCCGTCGCGCGCGGCGCCACCAGCCCGCTCGCCCCGGCACGGGCCGTGAGCGACGACCCAAGGGTTCAGGCACTCCTGCGCACGAGCATCGATGACCTCCAGGCCCTGCTGCTGCGTGACTCCGTGCAACCGTCCGACACCCACCTCGCGGCCGGCGCACCTTGGCGCTGCGGTATGGCGCCGGCCGAGGCGCTCGCGGCGGCCCGTATGACCCTGCCGCTGGGCACCCGGCTGGCCGCGGGCACCCTGCGCACCCTCGCGCGCACCCAACTCGTGGGCGCGGGGCCGCGATCCGGACTGCTCCCCGGGCCGCGACGGCATGCCGGTACGCATCTGCCGCCGAGCTGCACGGGCGAAGAGGCGACCCTGCTGTTCCCCGTCGTCCTCGCGGAAGCCAGGCGCTGGGGGCTCCCCGAGCAGGAGACCGAGGAACTGCTGCCCGTGGCCGAGCGCTGCCTCAAGTGGCTGCGGACCGCGGTCGGCGACGGTACGTATCTGTCCGACCCGCGCCCCGGCGGACCGTCGCGCTGCGAGACCCAGGCGCACGCCCACCGGGCCGCGCTGCTGGGCGCCGACCTGCTCGACGCGTACGGCAGGGGAGGCGGTCCCGAGTTGCGGAGGTGGGCTCGTGGGATGAGGACCGCTTTCCAGGAGGACTTCTGGATCGAGGACAGGGGAGGCGGCAGGCCGGCCGCGGCCCGTCTGCCCGACGGGCGGGTCGTGCCACACCTCGGCGCGGCCAGTGCCCACCTGCTCGACACCGGGCTGCTCGGCGAGGGCACTCCGGCCCCGGGCCTGCTCGACAAGGTGCAGACAGAACAGTTGGCGCGGCTGCTCGGCGGGCCCGCCATGGACTCGGGCTGGGGACTGCGCAGCCTCGGTGCGAAGGAGGCGGCGTACAACCCGTTCGGGCACCGAAGCGGGGCCGTCCGGGCCCACGAGACGGCCGTCGCCGTCGCGGGACTGGCCGCCGCGGGCTACGAAAAGGAGGCGACTTCACTGCTGCGGGGCATGTTGTCGGCGGCCGAGGCGTTCGGCCACCGGCTGCCGGAGATGTACGCGGGGGAGCGGCGCACGGAAGGTGGCGCCCCGCTGCCGCATCCGGCGGCCTGTCGGCCCGCGGCAACGGCCGCGGCCGCGGGCATCCTCCTGCTCACCACCCTCGCCGGAATCCGTCCCGACGCCCCCGCGGGAACGGTGACGCTGCGACCGGTCCGCGGCGCCCCCCTCGGCGAGATCGGGCTGACCGGCCTGCGCGTCGCGGGCGCCCCCTTCTCCGTACGCGTCAGCAGGCTCGGCCTCGCCATGGTCGAGGAGGCCGCCGACGGGCTTCAACTGGGAGTGTGA